From the Xenorhabdus ishibashii genome, one window contains:
- a CDS encoding TerD family protein, with product MGVSLSKGGNVSLSKEAPSMKNVLIGLGWDARATDGQDFDLDASAFLLAANGKVRGDADFIFYNNLKSSDGSIMHTGDNQTGEGDGDDESLKIKLDQVPADVEKVVFVVTIHEAQARRQSFGQVSGAFIRLVNDDTQVEVARYDLTEDASTETAMLFGELYRHNAEWKFRAVGQGYAGGLASVCAQYGINAA from the coding sequence ATGGGTGTATCTCTTTCTAAAGGCGGTAACGTTTCTCTGAGCAAAGAAGCGCCAAGCATGAAAAACGTTCTGATCGGTCTCGGTTGGGATGCTCGTGCAACTGACGGACAAGACTTTGACCTTGATGCCTCAGCGTTCCTGCTGGCGGCAAACGGCAAAGTTCGTGGTGATGCAGATTTCATTTTCTACAACAATTTGAAATCGTCTGACGGCTCCATCATGCACACTGGCGACAACCAAACAGGTGAAGGAGATGGCGATGACGAATCACTGAAAATCAAACTGGATCAAGTTCCTGCTGATGTAGAAAAAGTGGTGTTTGTAGTGACTATCCATGAAGCACAAGCTCGTCGCCAGAGCTTTGGTCAAGTTTCCGGTGCCTTCATCCGTCTGGTTAACGATGACACACAAGTTGAAGTCGCTCGTTATGACCTGACTGAAGATGCATCTACTGAAACCGCTATGCTGTTTGGTGAACTGTATCGCCATAATGCAGAGTGGAAATTCCGCGCAGTAGGCCAAGGCTATGCTGGTGGTCTGGCTTCTGTTTGTGCCCAGTATGGTATTAATGCTGCTTAA
- a CDS encoding tellurium resistance protein TerW — protein MLLSPKQFRNFKLTLLLSHGKPVSKIRIIRELNCSEPTLTRALRELRDLYCADIRFSKMGNTYQLVDKGILVRKDVKRIEELLAQHLSFKSEEATSHVFLDKEKKKPVSLSLRMSVIRKIDSLANRLETTRSDIVEMVVDKFIEKLLKETTKGSSSKRRIP, from the coding sequence ATGCTGCTTAGTCCCAAACAATTTAGAAATTTCAAATTAACTTTATTACTTTCACATGGTAAACCGGTTAGTAAGATTAGGATCATTAGGGAACTGAATTGTTCTGAGCCAACATTAACACGTGCATTGCGAGAATTGAGGGATCTTTACTGTGCGGATATCCGGTTTAGCAAAATGGGCAATACTTATCAGTTAGTTGATAAGGGAATTCTGGTCAGGAAAGATGTAAAGAGGATTGAAGAACTCCTTGCCCAGCATCTCAGTTTTAAATCCGAAGAAGCCACCAGCCATGTTTTTCTTGATAAAGAGAAAAAAAAGCCAGTTTCTCTTTCTTTAAGGATGTCTGTTATCAGGAAAATTGATAGCCTGGCTAACCGTCTGGAAACAACCAGAAGTGATATCGTTGAAATGGTTGTGGATAAGTTTATTGAAAAATTGCTAAAAGAGACCACGAAAGGAAGTTCATCGAAAAGGCGAATTCCGTAA
- a CDS encoding TerD family protein has translation MNLTPGGNAPVPNQTVTVRVLSGSAVDVSAFRLYSDGKVKGDPDMVFYGQPVNDDNTIRLTGGNINTSFDVNLPALSQHVQKVAFTATCDGNQTISNLRNLSIRVELNSNVILQGDVEVQGRPEAALILGELYRRNGEWKFRFIAQGFNGGLKPLAEHFGVDIIDDAPTSTPASPSISPAPNTVNLSKVSLTKEKPAISLSKRDNYGEIRINLNWSQNSSSSKGLLQGMFGASKNVDLDLGAFVRLQDGEKDVIQALGNRFGAYRYEPYVELQGDDRTGQVRDGEWLHVNGFEWKNIREVLIYAFIYEGVPGWDKTDGVVTIYVPDQPPIETRMTEGNNHKGMCAIARLVNENGVIKVERINQYFSGHKEMDRAFGWGFSWTSGKK, from the coding sequence ATGAATCTGACACCTGGGGGTAATGCCCCCGTTCCCAATCAAACGGTTACTGTACGGGTTTTATCGGGTTCAGCCGTTGATGTCTCTGCTTTCCGCCTGTATTCAGATGGCAAAGTTAAGGGCGACCCAGATATGGTGTTCTACGGTCAGCCGGTCAATGATGACAACACCATTCGCCTGACTGGCGGTAACATCAATACTTCATTCGATGTCAACTTGCCTGCATTGAGCCAGCATGTCCAGAAAGTTGCGTTCACCGCAACTTGCGACGGTAACCAAACGATTTCCAATCTGCGCAACCTTTCCATTCGGGTCGAACTGAACAGCAACGTGATTTTGCAGGGAGATGTTGAAGTACAAGGCCGTCCAGAGGCTGCCTTGATCCTCGGCGAACTGTATCGCCGCAACGGTGAATGGAAATTCCGTTTTATTGCCCAAGGCTTTAATGGCGGTCTCAAACCACTGGCTGAGCATTTTGGTGTGGATATTATTGATGATGCACCAACTTCAACACCTGCTTCGCCATCCATTTCACCGGCTCCAAATACTGTTAATTTGAGTAAGGTTTCTCTGACCAAAGAAAAACCGGCCATCAGCCTTAGCAAACGCGACAATTACGGCGAAATTCGCATCAATCTGAATTGGAGTCAAAATTCTTCCTCCTCAAAAGGCCTATTACAAGGCATGTTCGGTGCAAGCAAAAATGTGGATTTGGATCTCGGTGCATTCGTCCGACTGCAAGATGGAGAAAAAGACGTTATACAGGCACTAGGGAATCGCTTTGGCGCTTACCGTTATGAGCCATATGTAGAATTACAGGGTGATGATCGCACCGGCCAGGTGCGTGATGGTGAATGGCTTCACGTCAATGGATTTGAATGGAAAAACATCCGTGAAGTGTTGATCTACGCCTTTATCTACGAAGGCGTGCCTGGCTGGGATAAAACCGACGGTGTAGTCACAATTTATGTTCCTGACCAACCTCCCATTGAAACGCGTATGACAGAAGGCAACAATCACAAAGGCATGTGTGCTATTGCCCGCCTTGTTAATGAAAATGGTGTCATCAAAGTAGAGCGCATCAATCAATATTTCAGCGGGCATAAAGAGATGGACAGGGCGTTTGGTTGGGGCTTTAGCTGGACATCCGGCAAAAAATAA
- a CDS encoding HpcH/HpaI aldolase/citrate lyase family protein: MKPILSPHRLGATLYMPATRQDIAEIVLQNRIPDLRSLVICLEDAVSKQDIPIALENLQKVMQTLAEADIFSSNIDRYRPLIFIRPRDEKMANYLVANVDLSAIDGLVLPKFTYASLSGWWDVINSTHLCIMPTLESEEVFDVRKMNQLADILKKHPCQDRIIALRIGGNDLMNVMSLRRSRNFTLYDGPMGYVIKMLVAVFVARGFALTAPVCEHIDDLRLLEKELELDIAHGLVGKTAIHPRQITCIQRALMVSAHDHAEALTILNSGKAVFKSQGVMCEPATHQRWAMSILERAEHYGIEPPEAA, encoded by the coding sequence ATGAAACCAATCCTTTCTCCGCATCGGCTCGGCGCAACTCTGTATATGCCAGCCACCCGTCAAGATATTGCAGAAATTGTGTTACAGAATAGGATACCTGATCTGCGTTCGCTGGTTATTTGCCTGGAAGATGCCGTCAGTAAACAGGATATTCCCATTGCCCTCGAAAATCTCCAAAAGGTTATGCAAACATTGGCAGAAGCAGATATCTTTTCTTCCAATATCGACCGCTATCGTCCCCTGATTTTTATCCGTCCGCGTGATGAAAAGATGGCGAATTATCTGGTTGCCAATGTGGATCTCAGTGCCATTGATGGGCTGGTTTTGCCAAAATTTACCTATGCTTCGTTGTCCGGCTGGTGGGATGTTATTAACTCAACCCATCTGTGCATTATGCCAACATTGGAGAGTGAAGAGGTGTTTGATGTTCGAAAAATGAACCAGCTTGCGGACATTCTCAAAAAACACCCTTGTCAGGATCGCATTATTGCCTTGCGTATTGGCGGTAATGATCTGATGAATGTCATGTCCCTGCGGCGCTCCCGTAATTTCACCCTGTATGATGGGCCGATGGGATACGTTATTAAGATGTTGGTTGCTGTTTTTGTTGCGCGGGGATTTGCCCTGACTGCACCGGTTTGTGAGCATATTGATGATTTGAGATTACTTGAGAAAGAGCTGGAGTTAGATATTGCTCACGGTTTGGTGGGAAAAACGGCCATACACCCAAGGCAGATTACATGCATCCAGCGAGCGCTGATGGTTAGTGCCCATGATCATGCTGAAGCGCTGACTATTCTTAATTCCGGCAAAGCTGTTTTCAAATCGCAGGGAGTGATGTGTGAACCTGCCACCCATCAACGCTGGGCAATGAGTATTCTCGAACGGGCAGAGCATTATGGTATAGAACCTCCTGAGGCAGCATAG
- a CDS encoding enterochelin esterase domain-containing protein — translation MYTQVTGHSQYIDINGITDYRRPQPQNLQRLPETDIWYWSVNL, via the coding sequence TTGTATACGCAAGTTACTGGTCATTCTCAATACATTGATATTAATGGCATCACTGATTATCGTCGCCCACAGCCACAAAACCTACAACGATTGCCTGAAACAGATATCTGGTATTGGTCAGTGAATCTTTAA
- a CDS encoding TerD family protein, producing the protein MVSLSKNQSVSLAKQSASLAKMDFGLGWDPVAKKKGFLASLFSGGSDEIDLDASCILLDKSGNAIDTVWFGQLKSKCGSVQHTGDNLTGEGDGDDEVIRVNLIKLPTNVEYLAFTVNSFRGQTFNDVENAFCRVVDQSGKEIARYQLNEQGAHTGIIISSLRRNGGQWDFTAHGVPCLGRTIDAMYPQIVETVVR; encoded by the coding sequence ATGGTTTCGTTAAGCAAAAATCAGTCAGTTTCGCTCGCCAAACAGAGCGCATCACTGGCTAAAATGGATTTTGGTCTGGGATGGGATCCTGTGGCCAAGAAGAAAGGCTTTCTGGCGAGTTTATTCAGCGGTGGCAGTGATGAAATTGATCTGGATGCAAGCTGTATTCTGCTTGATAAATCTGGCAATGCCATCGATACAGTGTGGTTTGGTCAACTAAAATCAAAATGTGGTTCTGTACAACACACTGGCGATAACCTGACTGGTGAAGGTGATGGCGATGATGAGGTTATCCGCGTCAACCTAATCAAACTTCCCACCAATGTCGAATATCTCGCATTTACTGTTAACAGTTTTCGTGGGCAAACCTTCAATGACGTCGAAAACGCCTTTTGCCGCGTCGTTGACCAAAGCGGCAAAGAAATAGCTCGCTATCAGTTGAATGAGCAAGGTGCCCACACTGGCATTATTATCTCTTCCTTGCGCCGCAACGGCGGTCAGTGGGATTTCACGGCACATGGCGTTCCTTGTCTTGGACGTACTATTGACGCGATGTATCCGCAGATCGTTGAAACGGTGGTGCGCTAA
- a CDS encoding TerC/Alx family metal homeostasis membrane protein: MVSTHIGFPMETVAVFIILSVGALFIDLFMHRHDKPISLRSAALWSIFWVAIAFVFAGFLYVHHGAEAASLFVTGYALEKVLSVDNLFVIMAIFSWFAVPDRYRHRVLYWGIIGAIVFRGIFVAIGTSLLALGPWVEIVFAVIVGWTAVMMLKSGGDDDEIEDYSQHLAYRLVKRFFPIWPKLRGHAFVLNQTEVDEELAKPENADVKVGRASKAALYATPLMLCLAVVELSDVMFAFDSVPAVIAVSREPLIVYSAMMFAILGLRTLYFVLEALKKYLVHLEKAVIVLLFFIAIKLGLNASEHIFHHGYSISATSSLFVVIGVLAAGILASLLFPQKENAS; this comes from the coding sequence ATGGTATCCACGCACATTGGTTTTCCGATGGAAACCGTTGCTGTATTTATTATTCTGTCGGTTGGTGCGCTCTTTATCGACCTCTTTATGCATCGTCATGATAAGCCGATTTCGCTACGCAGTGCCGCCCTTTGGTCTATTTTCTGGGTCGCAATTGCCTTTGTTTTCGCGGGCTTCCTGTATGTCCATCACGGCGCAGAAGCAGCGAGTCTGTTTGTCACGGGCTACGCACTGGAAAAAGTGCTTTCCGTCGATAACCTGTTTGTCATCATGGCCATTTTCTCTTGGTTCGCTGTCCCAGACCGCTATCGCCACCGAGTTCTGTATTGGGGAATTATCGGTGCGATTGTCTTCCGTGGTATTTTCGTTGCCATTGGGACAAGCCTGCTGGCGCTTGGGCCGTGGGTTGAAATCGTATTTGCGGTTATCGTTGGCTGGACAGCGGTCATGATGCTGAAAAGCGGTGGCGATGACGATGAAATCGAAGACTATTCGCAGCACCTTGCCTACCGTCTGGTGAAACGCTTCTTCCCAATTTGGCCGAAACTACGCGGACATGCTTTTGTACTGAATCAAACGGAAGTGGATGAGGAATTGGCTAAACCAGAAAACGCCGATGTGAAAGTGGGGCGGGCGAGCAAAGCCGCACTTTATGCTACACCTCTAATGCTGTGTCTGGCAGTGGTTGAGCTGTCTGATGTGATGTTTGCCTTTGACTCTGTACCTGCGGTAATTGCAGTCAGTCGGGAACCATTAATTGTGTACAGCGCCATGATGTTTGCTATCTTGGGTCTGCGCACGCTCTACTTTGTGCTTGAAGCATTGAAAAAGTATCTGGTGCACTTGGAAAAGGCAGTCATCGTTTTACTGTTCTTTATTGCCATAAAACTGGGTCTAAATGCCTCTGAGCATATATTCCACCACGGCTATTCAATTTCAGCTACAAGTAGCTTATTTGTGGTAATTGGCGTACTGGCAGCCGGTATTCTTGCCAGCCTGCTGTTTCCGCAAAAAGAAAATGCAAGCTAA
- a CDS encoding phosphoribosyltransferase domain-containing protein yields the protein MLSDIDVDKKHADEKQVYQKKLNSGTLTVTASRGTASLETLFDIAERRNPKRAFLFVSKVLGRHIPVKPSLMRSIYQQLSARFPTNLPGPVLYIGMAETAVGLAAGVFQETKHKVDQPVFLTSTRHPVDGDLLCEFKENHSHATDHLIYWPAENHLRQRVINARTLVLIDDEATTGNTFLNLLDALRHAGLGHIEHIVTVTLTDWSGKSVVKRCPLPVSGVSLVEGNWQWKADVSAPVPVMPQVNVTARGEINIIGPQSWGRLGLDEIQCDIGATINAKAGENMLILGSSEFVWQPFLLAERLELEGASVVFGSTTRSPISYGHAIQSVMAFMDNYGLGIPNFLYNVAHQKFDRILLCLETPKMSADPALMAQLARISPVVEIVGYD from the coding sequence ATGTTGAGTGACATCGATGTTGATAAAAAACACGCTGATGAAAAACAGGTTTACCAAAAAAAATTAAACAGCGGGACATTGACGGTGACGGCATCGCGCGGCACAGCATCTCTGGAAACCCTGTTTGATATCGCTGAACGCCGTAATCCTAAAAGAGCATTCCTGTTTGTCAGTAAAGTCTTGGGGCGGCATATTCCAGTCAAGCCATCGCTCATGCGTTCGATTTATCAGCAATTATCTGCACGGTTCCCCACTAATCTTCCTGGCCCTGTTCTATATATTGGCATGGCAGAAACGGCTGTCGGGTTAGCAGCCGGAGTATTTCAGGAAACGAAACACAAAGTCGATCAGCCTGTATTTTTGACTTCGACACGCCATCCGGTTGATGGGGATTTATTGTGTGAGTTTAAGGAAAATCACAGTCATGCTACGGATCACCTGATTTATTGGCCAGCAGAAAACCATCTGCGTCAACGGGTGATAAATGCCCGGACTCTGGTTCTGATTGATGATGAAGCAACCACGGGTAACACGTTCCTTAATTTGCTGGATGCACTGCGTCATGCAGGGCTTGGGCATATTGAACATATTGTCACCGTGACATTGACGGATTGGAGTGGAAAATCGGTCGTAAAACGCTGCCCATTGCCGGTTTCTGGGGTTTCACTGGTTGAAGGGAATTGGCAGTGGAAAGCAGATGTATCAGCCCCAGTGCCGGTGATGCCTCAGGTCAATGTTACAGCCAGGGGAGAAATCAACATCATAGGCCCACAGAGCTGGGGGCGGTTGGGATTAGATGAGATCCAGTGTGACATTGGTGCCACAATCAATGCCAAAGCGGGCGAAAACATGCTGATATTGGGTTCCAGTGAATTTGTCTGGCAACCGTTCCTGCTGGCTGAACGGCTTGAGCTGGAAGGGGCATCAGTGGTATTTGGCTCGACAACTCGCTCTCCAATCTCTTACGGTCATGCCATCCAATCTGTCATGGCTTTTATGGATAACTACGGGCTTGGCATCCCGAATTTTCTCTATAATGTTGCACACCAAAAATTTGATCGGATATTACTTTGCCTTGAAACCCCAAAAATGTCCGCTGATCCGGCGTTGATGGCGCAGCTTGCCCGTATTTCTCCGGTTGTCGAGATCGTTGGATATGATTAA
- a CDS encoding tellurite resistance TerB family protein: protein MSFLNKIKSAFNAGREELTTQVGRFKNRKFMEGTVAVCAHVAMASNGVSAEEKQKMIGFIKNSPELKVFDTSEIIEFFNKLVSSYEFDADIGKGEAMKFIMALKQQPEAAQLALRVGIAVAKSDGDFDNDEKQAAREICLALGFAPADFEL from the coding sequence ATGTCCTTTTTAAACAAAATCAAATCAGCGTTCAACGCAGGCCGAGAAGAGCTAACCACTCAGGTTGGTCGCTTCAAGAACAGAAAGTTCATGGAAGGTACAGTAGCAGTATGTGCACACGTTGCTATGGCGAGTAATGGTGTCAGCGCAGAAGAAAAGCAGAAAATGATCGGGTTCATCAAAAATTCCCCTGAACTGAAAGTATTCGATACCTCCGAAATTATCGAATTCTTTAACAAACTGGTCAGCAGCTATGAGTTTGATGCTGACATTGGCAAAGGTGAAGCTATGAAATTCATCATGGCTCTAAAACAGCAACCAGAAGCGGCACAACTCGCTTTACGCGTCGGGATTGCAGTCGCTAAGAGTGATGGTGATTTTGATAACGACGAAAAACAGGCTGCCCGTGAAATTTGCTTAGCCCTTGGCTTTGCACCGGCTGATTTCGAACTGTAA
- a CDS encoding TIGR00645 family protein, whose protein sequence is MERFLENTMYASRWLLAPVYFGLSLALFALAVKFFLEIMHILPNLLYITESDLILTLLSLIDMALVGGLLVMVMFSGYENFVSSLDIHESKEKLSWLGKMDATSLKNKVAASIVAISSIHLLRVFMDAKNVPDNKLMWYVIIHLTFVLSAFVMGYLDKLTRHNH, encoded by the coding sequence ATGGAACGCTTTCTCGAAAACACAATGTATGCCTCTCGCTGGCTACTTGCACCGGTTTATTTCGGTTTATCATTGGCATTATTTGCCCTTGCGGTTAAATTCTTTCTGGAAATCATGCATATCCTGCCGAATCTTCTTTACATTACAGAGTCCGACCTAATCCTGACGTTGCTTTCCCTGATTGATATGGCTCTGGTTGGAGGATTGTTGGTAATGGTGATGTTTTCTGGCTATGAAAACTTTGTTTCCAGTCTAGATATCCACGAAAGCAAAGAAAAATTAAGCTGGCTGGGGAAAATGGATGCGACCTCACTTAAAAATAAAGTTGCAGCCTCAATTGTTGCCATTTCCTCCATTCACTTGCTACGCGTCTTTATGGATGCCAAGAATGTGCCGGATAATAAGCTTATGTGGTACGTCATTATCCACCTCACCTTTGTTTTATCCGCGTTTGTAATGGGATATCTGGATAAACTTACGCGCCACAATCATTAA
- a CDS encoding cysteine protease StiP family protein has translation MNSFPPFSGSYASDDVQFLLKPVQIEMTPVDIKEQLIQSGARHYSDMLSQEPEPTSYHLELFDKALGQGAVRLATDVVMLAKALVSRFGDTPIVLVSLVRAGVPLGVMLHQTLKEMGKRSYHYGISIIRDRGIDNTALSYIEQQHGTDGVVFVDGWTGKGAITTELSRSLAGRDGYSGIPRLVVLADPCGCSWLAASDDDWLIPFGIMGAPVSGLISRSIWHEEGLHGCVQCDHLLKFECSRLLVDTVADCRNRLNWAAIPEAVWLPQEKTALQQLSKTVISRLAEKYQIDSINRIKPGIAEATRAVLRRVPEHVLVRSQDDPDVGLLVHLARQKNVVITEVGDLIGQYRAVTIIKKVA, from the coding sequence ATGAATAGCTTTCCTCCTTTCTCTGGGAGTTATGCTTCTGATGATGTTCAATTCCTGCTAAAACCTGTTCAAATTGAGATGACACCAGTGGATATTAAGGAGCAGTTGATTCAGTCTGGTGCTCGCCATTATTCAGATATGTTAAGTCAAGAACCAGAACCTACGTCTTATCACCTTGAACTGTTTGATAAAGCACTTGGACAAGGGGCAGTTCGTCTGGCGACAGACGTTGTGATGCTTGCCAAAGCTCTGGTATCCCGCTTTGGTGATACGCCGATTGTATTGGTCAGTTTGGTCAGAGCCGGCGTTCCTTTGGGGGTAATGTTGCATCAAACGCTCAAGGAAATGGGCAAGCGTTCTTATCATTATGGCATCAGCATTATTCGGGATCGTGGTATTGATAATACAGCGCTATCGTATATTGAGCAGCAACATGGCACGGATGGCGTGGTATTTGTTGATGGCTGGACTGGTAAAGGCGCGATTACCACAGAACTGTCGCGATCTTTGGCAGGGCGGGATGGTTATTCAGGCATCCCACGTCTGGTGGTATTGGCTGATCCTTGTGGCTGTTCGTGGCTGGCAGCCAGCGATGATGATTGGTTAATCCCTTTCGGTATTATGGGAGCGCCGGTATCGGGATTGATATCACGTTCGATCTGGCATGAAGAAGGGTTGCACGGTTGTGTGCAGTGTGATCACCTGCTCAAGTTTGAGTGCAGTCGCTTATTGGTGGACACTGTCGCTGATTGTCGTAATCGATTGAATTGGGCTGCTATCCCAGAAGCGGTTTGGTTGCCGCAGGAAAAAACCGCTTTGCAGCAATTAAGCAAAACGGTGATTTCCCGTCTTGCTGAAAAATACCAGATTGACAGTATTAACCGCATTAAACCTGGCATTGCAGAAGCAACTCGTGCAGTATTAAGACGTGTGCCAGAACATGTACTCGTTCGTTCTCAGGATGATCCTGATGTTGGGCTGTTGGTTCATTTGGCACGCCAAAAAAATGTGGTTATTACGGAAGTCGGTGACCTAATCGGTCAATATCGTGCTGTGACTATCATTAAGAAGGTGGCGTGA